Proteins encoded together in one Amblyomma americanum isolate KBUSLIRL-KWMA chromosome 1, ASM5285725v1, whole genome shotgun sequence window:
- the LOC144119918 gene encoding uncharacterized protein LOC144119918, translating to MVACCDDSFSEFVDFVRRAEDVTSDEAYSFVHPLRRNLRDRQNPIEVHNNQGFLARYRFYKAAVLELLSMLPRHGNTVGRGCPVPPLLQLLVTLCFYGAGTIQVVSGGLVNVSQPTVSRVVTRVSTMIAATLYSALVKFSEAGKMHQAMNDLNKIAQFP from the coding sequence ATGGTGGCGTGCTGCGACGACAGCTTCAGTGAGTTCGTCGATTTTGTCCGCCGCGCGGAAGATGTCACCAGTGACGAAGCATACAGTTTTGTGCACCCGTTGCGGCGGAACCTTAGGGATCGCCAGAATCCCATAGAAGTACATAACAACCAGGGATTCCTCGCAAGGTACCGCTTTTACAAGGCTGCTGTGCTCGAGCTTCTGTCCATGTTGCCACGGCACGGGAACACAGTCGGACGTGGTTGTCCTGTGCCGCCGCTGTTGCAACTGCTCGTGACGCTGTGTTTTTACGGAGCGGGTACGATTCAAGTGGTCTCCGGAGGCCTTGTCAACGTGTCACAGCCAACAGTTTCCCGGGTTGTAACGCGAGTGTCGACTATGATTGCCGCTACTTTGTACTCGGCGCTAGTCAAGTTCTCTGAAGCGGGAAAAATGCATCAGGCCATGAACGACTTGAACAAGATTGCACAGTTTCCCTGA